The segment CATATCATATGAAACTGTAAGATGTTCCCATAGTGAATGTAAAAAAAATACCATTCCTCAAACCAATCATTGGGCATGTACCAAGAGAAATGGGTTAACAGCAATAATCATTGGGTCATTACGAGATTTAAGAGTAAATTACTACAAGAGCCTCTCAAAAAAAGAGACATTGACTGATGAACAAAGGCAGCAGTATACAGTAGTCAGTCAAGCACTCAAAGTCATCTTAAATGCAAGCTATGGTGTGATGGGTGCCGAGATATTTCCGCTGTATTTTCTTCCTGCAGCAGAAGCGACAACTGCGATTGGAAGATTCACCATTTTAGAAACAATCAAAAAATGTGAGGAGATTGGAATCGAAGTTCTTTATGGGGACACAGATTCATTATTTATCAAAAAACCTACAGATGAACAAGTTCATAAAGTGATAGAACAGGCAAAAAAAGATCACGGTGTTGATCTAGAAATAGACAAAGTGTATAGATACTGCGTACTAAGTAACAGAAAGAAAAATTATCTCGGTGTAACTAAATCAGGAACAGTAGATGTCAAAGGGCTAACTGGAAAAAAATCCCATACACCGCCATTTATCAGAAAATTATTTTATGAGTTACTAGATGTTTTGTCAACTGTTCAAACAATTGAGGACTTTGAGAAAGCAAAACTAGCTATTACAAATAAAATTGCAACATGCGCAAAAAAAGTTGAATTAAAGGAGATTCCACTCCAAGACTTGACATTTAATGTGATGATTAGCAAAGCACCATCTGAATATACCAAGACAGTCCCACAACATATTCGTGCTGCCAAATTACTTGAATCAATCAGAGAAGTAAAAAAAGGAGATAAAATATCATATGTTAAAACCATAAACAAGCCAGGGGTCAAACCAGTAGAGTTGGCTAAAAAAGAAGAGATAGATTCAAAGAAATACATGGAATTTATGGAATCCACGTTAGACCAAATAACATCATCAATGGATTTGGATTTTTCAACTATGTTAGGAAAACCAAAACAAACAGGATTAGATGAATTTTTCTGGAATTAGTGATTGACATTGGAAATTGACGGAACTTTACTTACCATATTAGGAATATCTGCAGGAATACTGATTTTATCTGGCTGGGTAGACCAAATCATCAAAGGTTACAAAACTAAGAGTCTCAAAGATGTTTCAAAATATTTGATGCTATTTATCTCAGGAGGCTCAATTTTGTGGCTGATTTATGGAATAATTGTTTCAGATTTGTTTATTATTGGCACAAACATCGCAGCAATCTTTCTTATGATGACAGTATTTTTTATGAAAAAAAGATATGAAAAAGCTGCAAAAACAAATTAATAAAATAACAAATATAAAATTTGAAAATAATTGTATTCAGTATTTGAATTAGCCTCAAATGTACCTACAATAGATTATAAAATAACAACAATTACAATTAAGAGTGTTCATAATAAATTGCAAAAACTATGAAGAGATATCAGGAGATAAAATATCAGAGTTTGTAAAAATTGCTGAAAAGATCTCAAGAAAATACAGGTTAAAAATTGCAATTGCACCTCCTCAACACCTAATTGGACTAGTATCAAATAGCAAAACTCCAATTTTAGCTCAACACATTGATAATTCAAAAGTTGGTAGTACCACAGGTTACATTATTCCAGAACTATTAAAAAAATCAAAAGTAATTGGTTCTTTGATTAATCACAGCGAACATAGAATTTCTAGCAAAGATATTTCAAAACTTGTCTTGAAGCTCCGTGAATTAAAAATGATATCAGTAGTTTGTGTAAAAGATGTTGCAGAAGCAAAAAAATATTTAAAATTAAATCCAGACTATATTGCAATTGAGCCACCAGAATTAATTGGTTCAGGAAAAGCAGTATCAAATGAGAAACCAGAGATAATAATCAAAGCTGTCAATGCAGTAAAAAGTGCAAATAACAATACAAAACTACTTTGTGGCGCAGGCATTGTATCAGGCAGAGATGTTTCAAAAGCATTAGAATTAGGTTCTGAGGGAATTTTGGTTGCAAGTGGGATAATCAAAGCAAAAAACTGGACAAAAATAATTGAAGAGTTTGCAAAGGCAATGAAGAAATAACTAAAAGAATAATGCCAGATATCAAAATAGAATTTTTATTTACAAATGATATTTTTTCCTAATTAGATCTAAATGATCCAACTTAATTTCTTCATCGATTTCAAATAATACCATCCCATGACGTTGTATTTCATAAAGTCGATAAAGTTTTTTCCCATCTTTATCAAAATTTGTAGAGATTACTTTTTTGTCATTTGTAATAGAATGTCTATTAAGAATCGTGCCTACAAGACTGCATTTCTGTAGCAATTCATGAACAAGAGAATCAGGTAATTGCGTTCTGTCAAATTTTATTATTGCTCTGATTATTGGCAATCCATCCGCAGATACAACAATTTTTCTTTCAAATTTTGTACCAGGTTTTGGAGTATTTTGTTCGATTAAATCTAGACATATTTTACAATTTAGGCTCTTGCCGAGAACTGTAACTACTTGTCCCAATGGAGCATCAAGAATCTTTTTTAGGAAAATATCATTTTCTTCTAATTTTGAAATAGACATCTTATTCTCTCAAATGACATTTCAGTATGTTGAGAGTAAATTTTACAACTTCTGAATCGACAACAACTAACACAGTCAATATATTCATATTATTTTAGATGAATATAAGGAAGATATCAAAATTTCTTTAGATTCATTAAGATATTAAGTATAATCTTAAATATTTATTCACACTATACAATACATGGAATTTGATGAAACCGATACGAAAATCATCAAGAATTTACTTGTTGATGCAAGATTATCAGCAAGACAGCTTGCACATAAAATTGGATTATCAACGGTTACAGTACTTAGCAGAATTAAAAAACTAGAACAAAAAAAAATAATCACGGGCTATACTGCACGTTTAGATCATCAAATACTTGGATACGACCTTACAGCAATAATAGAAGTTAAAACAACCAAGGGTAAAATGCTAGAAATAGAAAATAAAATTGCTGAAAATGAAAACGTATGCGCTGTATATGACATTACAGGTCCAGCAGATATTTTAGTGATAAGCAAATTCAAAAACAGAGATGATCTAAGTAAATTTGTAAAAAGTCTATCAACCATAGCAAATGTAGAGAATACAGAAACTCATATCGTATTAAACAGCGTTAAAGAAGATTTTCGGCTACTATAGAATACAAATAGTTTTAATTTAACATTAAAGCCTAAATAAATTTTAAAGGTAGATTAAGAGTATTTTAAATTCAAGATATGGAATAAAAAATTATGAATTAATTACTAATCATGGAAAAGAAACACAGTCTTTATCGTGATAGTATAATAGATGCACTAGGATTATTTTTAAAATAATAATCTAAATCAGATGATAAATTTTATCTAATTTTAAAATGTCAATCCATCTTTCATTATTAATGATAAATCATTTTGTAAAGGATCATAGCCTAGTGCAAAATTTAAATTATTTAATAACGAATCAATTAATGCACGTTTATTTTTTGCATATTGATAATAATAATCAAAGGCCATATCAAATGAATTACATTTTCCAAATTGATTCCAGAAATCATCGCGAATAATAACATATTCTTGTAGGAAATGTCTAATCGGCACTTCAACTACGGGGGACATGTTATAGTGTAAAAGATTTATCAGAATTGTTTCAAATTCTCTATCAAGATTGGCTTGATGGATATCGCGGTAGATTTCAAACATGCCAATATTAGGTAAATGCCAATACTTCGTTTTTATCCATTTTTTCTTGTAGTTTTTCTTTATCTCGTTCTTTTTTGTTTTTCATGTAAAATATTGGTTTAATTGGAATTTATTATCGATTGTGCAAAATATGAACAAATATACAAAAATCATCAACATAAATAAACATCTTTTAATAATTTCAAATATTAATTATAATATCATTGATTCATAATCAGAGCATGCATGAGATTCTAAAATGTGAATGCCCTCCAAGTGCAGAAAGTTATGAAGATAGTGATGGAATGCCAATTTGTGTTTCATGTGGAGGATGGATC is part of the Nitrosarchaeum sp. genome and harbors:
- a CDS encoding SemiSWEET family sugar transporter — encoded protein: MEIDGTLLTILGISAGILILSGWVDQIIKGYKTKSLKDVSKYLMLFISGGSILWLIYGIIVSDLFIIGTNIAAIFLMMTVFFMKKRYEKAAKTN
- the tpiA gene encoding triose-phosphate isomerase; the encoded protein is MFIINCKNYEEISGDKISEFVKIAEKISRKYRLKIAIAPPQHLIGLVSNSKTPILAQHIDNSKVGSTTGYIIPELLKKSKVIGSLINHSEHRISSKDISKLVLKLRELKMISVVCVKDVAEAKKYLKLNPDYIAIEPPELIGSGKAVSNEKPEIIIKAVNAVKSANNNTKLLCGAGIVSGRDVSKALELGSEGILVASGIIKAKNWTKIIEEFAKAMKK
- a CDS encoding Lrp/AsnC family transcriptional regulator, yielding MEFDETDTKIIKNLLVDARLSARQLAHKIGLSTVTVLSRIKKLEQKKIITGYTARLDHQILGYDLTAIIEVKTTKGKMLEIENKIAENENVCAVYDITGPADILVISKFKNRDDLSKFVKSLSTIANVENTETHIVLNSVKEDFRLL